A stretch of the Psychroserpens sp. Hel_I_66 genome encodes the following:
- a CDS encoding RNA polymerase sigma factor — protein MTLTNQNIEQLLLLCKSGNQKAQMEVYNRYYKAMYNTSFRIVKDSFEAEDIMQDSFLTAFTKLDSLKEIKTFGSWLKRIVINNSIYHYKKSNKYQEVALDNVLYKVEDTSGIPEDYEIKNLKAIQVLETMKKLKDNYQTCLTLHLIEGYDYDEICEIMDISAANCRTLISRAKDSLRKKLEPLVQH, from the coding sequence TTGACACTAACCAATCAAAATATAGAACAGTTATTACTGCTTTGCAAATCTGGAAACCAAAAGGCGCAAATGGAGGTTTACAATAGATACTACAAAGCCATGTACAATACATCCTTTAGAATTGTTAAAGACAGTTTTGAGGCTGAGGATATCATGCAAGATTCATTTTTGACCGCTTTCACAAAGTTGGATAGTCTTAAAGAGATTAAAACTTTTGGTTCTTGGCTAAAACGAATTGTCATTAACAACAGTATTTATCACTATAAAAAAAGTAATAAATACCAAGAAGTTGCACTAGATAACGTGCTGTACAAAGTTGAAGATACTTCTGGCATACCAGAGGACTATGAGATAAAAAACCTAAAAGCCATTCAAGTGCTGGAGACCATGAAAAAGCTAAAGGATAATTATCAAACGTGCCTCACACTTCATTTAATTGAAGGTTATGATTATGACGAGATTTGTGAGATTATGGATATTTCGGCAGCAAATTGTCGCACCCTGATTTCTAGAGCAAAAGACAGTTTAAGAAAAAAACTCGAACCACTGGTTCAACATTAA